GAGGCAAAATTGTCATTTGAGCATGGTGGTTGGACAGATATAATCTATTTCCATTGCCATCAGGCTGTGGAAAAATATTTAAAAGAATAGAAACTTCTGAAGATGATGTAAAAGAAGGATGATTCCGAAGACCAATCCATCGTAGCGATAGAGTTTC
This is a stretch of genomic DNA from Candidatus Omnitrophota bacterium. It encodes these proteins:
- a CDS encoding HEPN domain-containing protein: MKNNSNFKILAKEWFEKGNHDLDEAKLSFEHGGWTDIIYFHCHQAVEKYLKE